One stretch of Vulpes lagopus strain Blue_001 chromosome 12, ASM1834538v1, whole genome shotgun sequence DNA includes these proteins:
- the LCN10 gene encoding epididymal-specific lipocalin-10: protein MGPRSLLSGLLSALVLATGSQPQEQLPRESHILNWNKFSGFWYILAVASDDQGFLPGRERRKLGASLVKVHKAGQLKVVLAFSRSQGCQAHTVILRKDRKKAMFRNTCALGLGGGGRPRVGLRGGPVLLSWPVKGVEGFHVLSTDYSSGVVYVRLGRAGHASRTLLFFSRQSMSSFPSMKKFVDICEILELANGVTVLPKDEPWTHTCNARKSQDLLWAAWPRRAAPQDLSLSCSLLCAHHPALSTIKPSTHPFHQGAIAGPSRPRDH, encoded by the exons ATGGGGCCTAGGAGCCTGCTGTCCGGGCTGCTCTCAGCCCTTGTGCTGGCAACAGGTTCCCAGCCACAGGAGCAGCTGCCCAGGGAGTCCCACATCCTCAACTGGAACAAG TTTTCAGGTTTCTGGTACATTCTGGCTGTCGCCTCTGATGACCAGGGATTCTTGCCAGGCAGAGAGCGGAGGAAGCTTGGGGCATCCTTGGTGAAGGTCCACAAAGCCGGCcagctgaaggtggtgctggCTTTCAGCCG GTCACAGGGGTGCCAGGCACACACGGTAATTCTGCGGAAAGATAGGAAAAAGGCCATGTTCAGGAACACCTGTGC CCttggcctggggggggggggtcggccTCGTGTAGGCCTGAGGGGCGGCCCTGTGCTTCTCTCCTGGCCAGTGAAGGGGGTGGAGGGCTTCCACGTGCTGTCTACCGACTACAGCTCTGGTGTGGTCTACGTGCGCCTGGGCCGAGCTGGCCACGCCTCCAGGACCCTGCTGTTCTTCA GCAGGCAGAGCATGTCCAGCTTCCCGAGCATGAAAAAATTCGTAGACATATGTGAGATTCTGGAGCTTGCAAATGGTGTGACTGTCCTCCCAAAAGACG AGCCCTGGACCCACACCTGCAATGCCAGGAAGAGCCAAGACCTGCTGTGGGCAGCCTGGCCCCGCAGAGCAGCCCCCCAGGACCTGTCTCTCTCCTGCAGCCTCCTGTGCGCACACCATCCGGCCCTGAGCACCATCAAGCCGTCCACTCACCCTTTCCATCAGGGCGCCATTGCTGGGCCCTCTAGACCTCGGGATCACTGA
- the LCN6 gene encoding epididymal-specific lipocalin-6, whose translation MRGVLLTAFVALVSLPRTRAVWLGRLDPKQLLGSWYILAVASGEKGFALEKATKNIEGVVVTLTPENNLKMLSSRHRLERCDVNVVELLRQNSGWVFENPALGILDYRVLGTNFRDYAIVFTQLEFKDEAFSTVELYSRTELASQEAMGLFTRWSWGLGFLSQQQASLQRDFTCVHKIFQSPFGGLRSGAWAGDSCSSWKLLQSLG comes from the exons ATGAGGGGTGTCCTGCTGACTGCTTTTGTGGCTTTGGTCTCATTGCCTAGGACCCGGGCAGTGTGGTTGGGAAGGCTGGACCCTAAGCAG cTTCTGGGGTCCTGGTATATTCTGGCTGTGGCCTCAGGTGAAAAGGGCTTTGCATTGGAGAAGGCCACGAAGAACATTGAGGGCGTCGTGGTGACCCTTACTCCAGAAAACAACCTGAAAATGCTGTCCTCCAGGCACAG GCTGGAGAGGTGTGACGTGAACGTGGTGGAACTGCTCAGACAGAACTCGGGATGGGTGTTTGAGAACCCCG CCCTAGGCATTCTGGACTACCGTGTGCTGGGCACCAACTTCAGGGATTATGCCATCGTGTTCACCCAGCTGGAGTTCAAAGACGAGGCCTTCAGCACCGTGGAGCTGTACA GCCGGACGGAACTGGCCAGCCAGGAGGCCATGGGCCTCTTCACCAGGTGGAGCTGGGGCCTGGGCTTCCTGTCCCAGCAGCAGGCGTCTCTGCAGCGGGACT TCACCTGTGTACACAAGATCTTCCAG AGTCCCTTTGGGGGACTCAGGagtggggcctgggctggggacaGCTGCTCCTCATGGAAGTTGCTGCAGTCCCTGGGCTGA
- the LCN8 gene encoding epididymal-specific lipocalin-8 isoform X1 — translation MEAGLLSAILGLVTVQGETAMLDLDLQKIAGFWKEVGVASSQNLVLKTPKRLEALFLTLSGHELLVKAAYYSSGSCETENIVGSEIDMSGTFVFPGHREIQVVDTDYEQYAILRLSLHWQGKDFRVLKYFTRSLEDEYGPGFWRFRELTADTGLYLVARHGRCAKLLKEGSSDCRADQLRARPGVGNLPGTCWIES, via the exons ATGGAGGCTGGGCTGCTGAGTGCCATCCTGGGCCTTGTCACGGTGCAGGGGGAGACAGCCATGCTGGACCTGGATCTGCAGAAG ATTGCAGGATTCTGGAAGGAAGTTGGTGTGGCCTCCAGCCAAAACCTGGTACTGAAGACCCCAAAGAGGCTGGAAGCCTTGTTCCTGACCTTGAGCGGGCACGAACTGCTGGTGAAGGCTGCATATTACAG CTCAGGAAGTTGTGAGACAGAAAACATAGTGGGCTCAGAGATAGACATGTCGGGGACATTCGTCTTCCCTG GCCACAGGGAGATCCAAGTGGTAGATACGGACTACGAGCAGTATGCCATTTTGCGGTTGTCCCTCCACTGGCAAGGCAAGGACTTCCGTGTGCTCAAGTACTTCA CCCGCAGCCTCGAGGACGAGTATGGGCCAGGCTTCTGGAGGTTCCGGGAGCTGACCGCAGACACGGGGCTTTACCTGGTAGCCCGGCACG GGAGGTGCGCCAAACTCCTGAAGGAG GGGTCCAGCGACTGCCGTGCAGACCAGCTCAGGGCGAGGCCTGGAGTGGGGAACCTGCCTGGGACCTGCTGGATTGAATCCTGA
- the LCN8 gene encoding epididymal-specific lipocalin-8 isoform X3 encodes MEAGLLSAILGLVTVQGETAMLDLDLQKIAGFWKEVGVASSQNLVLKTPKRLEALFLTLSGHELLVKAAYYSSGSCETENIVGSEIDMSGTFVFPGHREIQVVDTDYEQYAILRLSLHWQGKDFRVLKYFTRSLEDEYGPGFWRFRELTADTGLYLVARHGRCAKLLKEELI; translated from the exons ATGGAGGCTGGGCTGCTGAGTGCCATCCTGGGCCTTGTCACGGTGCAGGGGGAGACAGCCATGCTGGACCTGGATCTGCAGAAG ATTGCAGGATTCTGGAAGGAAGTTGGTGTGGCCTCCAGCCAAAACCTGGTACTGAAGACCCCAAAGAGGCTGGAAGCCTTGTTCCTGACCTTGAGCGGGCACGAACTGCTGGTGAAGGCTGCATATTACAG CTCAGGAAGTTGTGAGACAGAAAACATAGTGGGCTCAGAGATAGACATGTCGGGGACATTCGTCTTCCCTG GCCACAGGGAGATCCAAGTGGTAGATACGGACTACGAGCAGTATGCCATTTTGCGGTTGTCCCTCCACTGGCAAGGCAAGGACTTCCGTGTGCTCAAGTACTTCA CCCGCAGCCTCGAGGACGAGTATGGGCCAGGCTTCTGGAGGTTCCGGGAGCTGACCGCAGACACGGGGCTTTACCTGGTAGCCCGGCACG GGAGGTGCGCCAAACTCCTGAAGGAG GAGCTGATCTAG
- the LCN8 gene encoding epididymal-specific lipocalin-8 isoform X4, with the protein MEAGLLSAILGLVTVQGETAMLDLDLQKIAGFWKEVGVASSQNLVLKTPKRLEALFLTLSGHELLVKAAYYSSGSCETENIVGSEIDMSGTFVFPARSLEDEYGPGFWRFRELTADTGLYLVARHGRCAKLLKEVSLAPVC; encoded by the exons ATGGAGGCTGGGCTGCTGAGTGCCATCCTGGGCCTTGTCACGGTGCAGGGGGAGACAGCCATGCTGGACCTGGATCTGCAGAAG ATTGCAGGATTCTGGAAGGAAGTTGGTGTGGCCTCCAGCCAAAACCTGGTACTGAAGACCCCAAAGAGGCTGGAAGCCTTGTTCCTGACCTTGAGCGGGCACGAACTGCTGGTGAAGGCTGCATATTACAG CTCAGGAAGTTGTGAGACAGAAAACATAGTGGGCTCAGAGATAGACATGTCGGGGACATTCGTCTTCCCTG CCCGCAGCCTCGAGGACGAGTATGGGCCAGGCTTCTGGAGGTTCCGGGAGCTGACCGCAGACACGGGGCTTTACCTGGTAGCCCGGCACG GGAGGTGCGCCAAACTCCTGAAGGAGGTGAGCCTTGCTCCAGTCTGCTGA
- the LCN8 gene encoding epididymal-specific lipocalin-8 isoform X2, with translation MEAGLLSAILGLVTVQGETAMLDLDLQKIAGFWKEVGVASSQNLVLKTPKRLEALFLTLSGHELLVKAAYYSSGSCETENIVGSEIDMSGTFVFPGHREIQVVDTDYEQYAILRLSLHWQGKDFRVLKYFTRSLEDEYGPGFWRFRELTADTGLYLVARHGRCAKLLKEVSLAPVC, from the exons ATGGAGGCTGGGCTGCTGAGTGCCATCCTGGGCCTTGTCACGGTGCAGGGGGAGACAGCCATGCTGGACCTGGATCTGCAGAAG ATTGCAGGATTCTGGAAGGAAGTTGGTGTGGCCTCCAGCCAAAACCTGGTACTGAAGACCCCAAAGAGGCTGGAAGCCTTGTTCCTGACCTTGAGCGGGCACGAACTGCTGGTGAAGGCTGCATATTACAG CTCAGGAAGTTGTGAGACAGAAAACATAGTGGGCTCAGAGATAGACATGTCGGGGACATTCGTCTTCCCTG GCCACAGGGAGATCCAAGTGGTAGATACGGACTACGAGCAGTATGCCATTTTGCGGTTGTCCCTCCACTGGCAAGGCAAGGACTTCCGTGTGCTCAAGTACTTCA CCCGCAGCCTCGAGGACGAGTATGGGCCAGGCTTCTGGAGGTTCCGGGAGCTGACCGCAGACACGGGGCTTTACCTGGTAGCCCGGCACG GGAGGTGCGCCAAACTCCTGAAGGAGGTGAGCCTTGCTCCAGTCTGCTGA
- the LCN15 gene encoding lipocalin-15 isoform X3, which yields MPLTSRGPLKHRLSEQFSGLWYVVSMVSDCKVFLGKKDHLLMSSRTIRAMPGGNLSVHMEFPRADGCHQLDAEYLRVGSEGHFRVPALGYLDVRVADTDYDTFAVLYIYKELEGALSTMVQLYSRTQEASPQAAKAFQDFYPTVGLPNDMMVMLPKSDVCSSAGKEAS from the exons ATGCCCCTGACCTCCAGAGGTCCACTCAAGCATCGTCTCTCTGAGCAG TTCTCAGGCCTTTGGTACGTGGTCTCCATGGTCTCCGACTGCAAGGTCTTCCTGGGCAAGAAGGACCACTTGCTCATGTCCAGCAGGACTATCAGGGCCATGCCAGGGGGCAACCTCAGTGTCCACATGGAGTTCCCTCG GGCTGACGGCTGTCACCAGCTGGATGCTGAGTACCTGAGGGTGGGCTCTGAGGGGCACTTCAGAGTCCCAG CCCTGGGCTACCTGGACGTGCGCGTGGCAGACACAGACTATGACACCTTCGCCGTGCTCTACATCTATAAGGAGCTGGAGGGGGCGCTCAGCACCATGGTCCAGCTCTACA GCCGGACCCAGGAAGCAAGTCCCCAAGCCGCAAAGGCCTTCCAGGACTTCTACCCCACCGTGGGGCTCCCCAATGACATGATGGTCATGCTGCCCAAGTCAG ATGTGTGCTCCTCTGCAGGCAAGGAGGCTTCCTGA
- the LCN15 gene encoding lipocalin-15 isoform X1 → MGGEPPCSLTGSQAPFFCIFSALAPCVSFGLMMPRDLCFPSSSRIRMPLTSRGPLKHRLSEQFSGLWYVVSMVSDCKVFLGKKDHLLMSSRTIRAMPGGNLSVHMEFPRADGCHQLDAEYLRVGSEGHFRVPALGYLDVRVADTDYDTFAVLYIYKELEGALSTMVQLYSRTQEASPQAAKAFQDFYPTVGLPNDMMVMLPKSDVCSSAGKEAS, encoded by the exons ATGGGTGGGGAGCCACCCTGCAGCCTCACTGGCTCACAGGctccattcttctgcatcttcTCTGCTCTGGCCCCTTGTGTCTCCTTTGGCCTGATGATGCCCCGGgacctttgttttccttcatcttcCAGGATTCGGATGCCCCTGACCTCCAGAGGTCCACTCAAGCATCGTCTCTCTGAGCAG TTCTCAGGCCTTTGGTACGTGGTCTCCATGGTCTCCGACTGCAAGGTCTTCCTGGGCAAGAAGGACCACTTGCTCATGTCCAGCAGGACTATCAGGGCCATGCCAGGGGGCAACCTCAGTGTCCACATGGAGTTCCCTCG GGCTGACGGCTGTCACCAGCTGGATGCTGAGTACCTGAGGGTGGGCTCTGAGGGGCACTTCAGAGTCCCAG CCCTGGGCTACCTGGACGTGCGCGTGGCAGACACAGACTATGACACCTTCGCCGTGCTCTACATCTATAAGGAGCTGGAGGGGGCGCTCAGCACCATGGTCCAGCTCTACA GCCGGACCCAGGAAGCAAGTCCCCAAGCCGCAAAGGCCTTCCAGGACTTCTACCCCACCGTGGGGCTCCCCAATGACATGATGGTCATGCTGCCCAAGTCAG ATGTGTGCTCCTCTGCAGGCAAGGAGGCTTCCTGA
- the LCN15 gene encoding lipocalin-15 isoform X2: protein MAMRCVLLGQVLVLLWLSGAWAEVLVQPDFDAKKFSGLWYVVSMVSDCKVFLGKKDHLLMSSRTIRAMPGGNLSVHMEFPRADGCHQLDAEYLRVGSEGHFRVPALGYLDVRVADTDYDTFAVLYIYKELEGALSTMVQLYSRTQEASPQAAKAFQDFYPTVGLPNDMMVMLPKSDVCSSAGKEAS from the exons ATGGCGATGAGGTGTGTCCTGCTGGGCCAGGTCCTGGTGCTGCTCTGGCTGTCCGGGGCTTGGGCTGAGGTCCTGGTACAGCCAGATTTTGATGCCAAAAAG TTCTCAGGCCTTTGGTACGTGGTCTCCATGGTCTCCGACTGCAAGGTCTTCCTGGGCAAGAAGGACCACTTGCTCATGTCCAGCAGGACTATCAGGGCCATGCCAGGGGGCAACCTCAGTGTCCACATGGAGTTCCCTCG GGCTGACGGCTGTCACCAGCTGGATGCTGAGTACCTGAGGGTGGGCTCTGAGGGGCACTTCAGAGTCCCAG CCCTGGGCTACCTGGACGTGCGCGTGGCAGACACAGACTATGACACCTTCGCCGTGCTCTACATCTATAAGGAGCTGGAGGGGGCGCTCAGCACCATGGTCCAGCTCTACA GCCGGACCCAGGAAGCAAGTCCCCAAGCCGCAAAGGCCTTCCAGGACTTCTACCCCACCGTGGGGCTCCCCAATGACATGATGGTCATGCTGCCCAAGTCAG ATGTGTGCTCCTCTGCAGGCAAGGAGGCTTCCTGA
- the TMEM141 gene encoding transmembrane protein 141 produces the protein MVNLGLSRVDDTVAAKHPGLEEYAACQSEAFVKGIFTFITGTGAAVGLQMLIQRRFPYPFQWHVLVAVVTGSVASYWVTRVESHRCSNLWLFLETGQLPKDGGTDQRS, from the exons ATGGTGAACCTGGGCCTGTCCCGGGTGGACGATACCGTGGCCGCCAAGCACCCG GGTCTGGAGGAGTACGCCGCGTGCCAGTCGGAGGCCTTCGTAAAGGGCATTTTCACCTTTATCACAG GCACAGGTGCAGCCGTCGGCCTGCAGATGCTTATTCAGAGGAGGTTTCCGTACCCCTTCCAGTGGCACGTGCTAGTGGCAGTGG tcACAGGCTCAGTGGCCAGCTACTGGGTGACCCGAGTGGAGTCGCACAGATGCAGCAATCTCTGGCTCTTCCTGGAGACAGGGCAGCTCCCCAAGGACGGGGGCACAG ATCAGCGCAGCTAG
- the CCDC183 gene encoding LOW QUALITY PROTEIN: coiled-coil domain-containing protein 183 (The sequence of the model RefSeq protein was modified relative to this genomic sequence to represent the inferred CDS: substituted 2 bases at 2 genomic stop codons) has protein sequence MATMKMRSEADMEEQIQELKTITWLQEQCRALQIQAVKEKTVKNKNMLALLRSNIRRGAQDWVLANKYDQRNIFKAXAKGASMRLAHCRCTMEVAREKLRKYVFDRVNVYNVLIHLARQRGQKLETVQVELATLRSQPDATKEELRTLQVIRQLENYIEKTMIIPGWRSGLITSQNIHLLYVDLLDYLKKELAGYPTELDKLQNLVDDYXSELSDMTVMSQDSMMITDEVKMNMRQGEATFIKERRAQENRLNQQKQLTDKIHMKETNEKYRCGVGPCRGWWDLDFPSNLMGTETMKVRREISKADIEYQTEVTALVEKVKSAVRCSHFWDIAGRSLAQRNTEDNLELQMEDCEERRAQLEALMKKLEVEEVMLKFRQMPSSISFKSMEKRMKDMLKEEEERLQVAYSSMTKSQKLLLTIQTGIDNLSIRLIGIPLPTAQKEAALSDSLNVFSKLAYCEVKLLYLADQVQNLSSNEDVNTKVKDTLESSTLKEKQNTRISFEDLEEDMIETFLFADVDHSYVPSRAEIKRQAQRLIDGRLKVAKK, from the exons ATGGCCACCATGAAGATGCGAAGTGAGGCAGATATGGAAGAGCAGATCCAGGAGCTGAAGACAATCACTTGGCTCCAAG AGCAATGTCGGGCCCTGCAAATCCAAGCCGTAAAAGAGAAGACCGTCAAGAATAAAAATATGCTGGCTCTCCTGCGCAGCAACATCCGCCGTGGGGCCCAGGACTGGGTTTTGGCCAACAAG TATGACCAGCGGAACATCTTCAAGGCCTGAGCGAAGGGCGCTTCCATGAGGTTGGCGCACTGCCGCTGCACCATGGAG GTGGCGCGGGAGAAGCTGCGCAAGTACGTCTTCGACCGCGTGAACGTGTACAACGTGCTCATCCACCTGGCGCGGCAGCGGGGGCAGAAGCTGGAGACCGTGCAGGTGGAGTTGGCCACCTTGAGGAGCCAGCCTGACGCCACCAAGGAGGAGTTGCGCACGCTCCAG GTTATCCGCCAGCTGGAGAATTACATTGAAAAGACCATGataatccctgggtggcgcagtggtttg ATCACTAGTCAGAACATCCACCTGCTGTACGTGGACCTGCTGGATTACCTGAAAAAG GAGCTGGCAGGGTACCCCACAGAGCTGGACAAGCTGCAGAATCTCGTGGACGACTACTGATCAGAACTGTCAGACATGACAGTCATGTCCCAAGATTCCATGATGATCACAGATGAGGTCAAG ATGAACATGAGGCAAGGGGAGGCGACTTTCATCAAGGAACGCAGGGCACAGGAGAACCGGCTGAATCAGCAGAAGCAGCTGACAGACAAGATCCATATGAAGGAGACCAATGAGAAGTACCGCTGCGGGGTAGGTCCCTGCAGG ggCTGGTGGGACTTGGACTTCCCCTCCAATCTGATGGGTACAGAAACTATGAAAG TGAGAAGAGAGATCTCCAAGGCTGACATCGAATACCAGACAGAAGTCACAGCTTTGGTGGAGAAAGTGAAGTCTGCTGTGCGGTGCTCTCATTTCTGG GACATCGCTGGCCGGTCCCTGGCTCAGAGGAACACAGAGGACAACCTGGAGCTGCAGATGGAGGACTGTGAGGAGCGGCGGGCACAGCTGGAGGCGCTGATGAAGAAGCTGGAAGTAGAGGAGGTGATGCTCAAGTTCCGCCAGATGCCCAGCTCCATCAG CTTTAAGTCTATGGAGAAGAGAATGAAGGACATgctgaaggaggaggaagagcggCTCCAGGTGGCCTACTCCAGCATGACCAAGAGCCAGAAGCTGCTGTTGACCATCCAGACAGGCATTGACAACCTCTCCATCCGGCTGATTGGCATCCCTCTGCCCACAGCCCAG AAAGAAGCGGCGCTCTCTGACAGCCTGAATGTGTTCAGCAAGCTGGCGTACTGCGAAGTGAAGCTCCTGTACCTGGCTGACCAAGTGCAGAATCTGTCCAGCAACGAGGAC GTCAACACAAAGGTGAAGGATACCCTGGAGTCCTCCActctga